A single Anopheles funestus chromosome 2RL, idAnoFuneDA-416_04, whole genome shotgun sequence DNA region contains:
- the LOC125761095 gene encoding uncharacterized protein LOC125761095: MGNNYYIHHFNVSNIQSEIKILSVEFRTLEETQFSTMIEQEFRNAYEMLKNTFPIHRTKRWDSIGAAWKFIAGSPDANDLRLINSTLNELIINNNAQVKINNDLTFQLTDTLKQIKEALRLSRDSSIDFYSLNILLNLKYLSEKLSLVTDSIALAKLGITNPRILNRNEIDLLINDIKEQNIPIQTISEALSYTSTKIATNKDEMLFIISCPKLTNDVYKKIELYGVTNKNKKIDVPKKFYLSLQSQFFIVPNVDKNIYDSKELQEDNGKCVPALLRGQPAVCDFIANPAMIEIIHLDMAHILINSAVEFTIKTTCGLKRRNLTGSFLLSYESCNIFLNEEEISSNKTELHGSPLNLPIYELRNEMHQIRLESKSFTWTGWSITSLVSTPIMLMIVICIYFTTKMRKRTIINIHEKPTPRTASSKSQDSEPNVENFHPPTIMEVFRTEPQI; the protein is encoded by the exons ATGGGTAATAACTATTATATCCATCATTTCAATGTTTCAAACATACAGAGCGAAATTAAGATCCTATCGGTTGAATTCAGAACCCTAGAAGAAACCCAATTCTCAACAATGATTGAACAAGAATTTCGAAATGCATacgaaatgttaaaaaatactttcccAATTCATAGAACTAAAAGATGGGACTCAATAGGAGCCGCTTGGAAATTCATAGCAGGAAGTCCAGATGCCAATGATTTGCGTCTGATTAATTCCACACTAAACGAAttgataattaataataatgctcaagttaaaataaataatgatctTACGTTTCAACTAACAGATACACtgaaacaaatcaaagaaGCACTTAGACTTTCGCGAGATTCCTCAATAGATTTCTATTCTCTCAACATTCTCCTAAACCTCAAATACTTATCAGAAAAATTAAGTCTAGTTACAGACAGCATTGCTCTAGCAAAATTAGGTATAACGAATCCTCGCATATTgaatagaaatgaaatagaCTTATTAATTAATGacataaaagaacaaaatattcCGATTCAAACAATCTCTGAAGCCTTATCATATACGAGTACAAAAATAGCTACTAACAAGGATGAAATGTTATTCATAATAAGTTGTCCAAAACTAACAAACgatgtatacaaaaaaattgaattgtatGGTGTAACgaataagaataagaaaatcGATGTTCCCAAAAAGTTTTACCTTTCCCTACAATCCCAATTCTTCATTGTACCAAACGTCGACAAGAATATCTACGATTCAAAAGAGTTGCAAGAAGACAACGGTAAATGCGTCCCAGCTCTTTTACGAGGACAACCAGCAGTATGTGACTTCATAGCGAACCCAGCAATGATCGAAATCATTCATCTAGACATGGCTCACATTTTGATCAACTCAGCAGTGGAGTTCACAATTAAAACCACATGCGGTCTAAAAAGGAGAAACCTGACAGGCTCGTTTCTCCTATCATACGAATCATGCAACATATTCCTGAATGAGGAAGAGATTTCGAGCAACAAAACTGAACTACATGGATCACCGTTGAATCTTCCTATCTACG AACTCAGAAACGAGATGCACCAAATTCGATTAGAATCCAAGAGCTTCACTTGGACCGGATGGTCTATTACCAGCTTAGTAAGTACACCAATAATGCTGATGATCGTTATCTGTATATACTTCACTACAAAGATGCGGAAAAGAACAATCATAAACATCCATGAAAAACCAACACCTAGAACTGCATCATCGAAATCCCAAGATAGTGAACCCAACGTTGAAAACTTTCACCCGCCAACTATTATGGAAGTTTTTCGGACGGAGCCTCAAATTTAA